In the Bombus pyrosoma isolate SC7728 linkage group LG15, ASM1482585v1, whole genome shotgun sequence genome, one interval contains:
- the LOC122575637 gene encoding PH and SEC7 domain-containing protein isoform X7 — translation MAEELVVTLNRGDSSGFGFSLLGTAGLPHVIYDIVENSPAAKSGKVEAGDVILRVNEVDVNRFSTKEVLKCLRLSSDPVTLKLRRDPAIKAHVRRLLSPGQPACDETDSSKISHEAMTFPNNPRPVSSGNGEDMEPRKPGTPELPGGSPQEPTAAKQYATRSNGSYSDASGSSELEALLPPVDSFKEEERAQWEPLSGDKFSRQKNTPRFEAYMMTGDLMLNLSRTQQSSGLLPKHQKKVDSLRYNNHHTHHHHNHHNHHHHNSVPTSPNEMLGHHRAYKCTGSNSASTSPVGISKRESGQCPGQSDTSKQNAASFGYSSGFVRTSRSEDHLQFQKDPSMSAVDIDIDDDVTSSLNTLLDTRPDSGQGLSSDRIVWTYNAPVSSPSASERTSCCQNGSSSQSSSSSSSTEGTSPQRSLSPTSPTSVSSSVMSSNSGSRRFPPPVPTGTSASALGPSGDGTTSSASGLHPTNGDLSQSEAISNMSSPDYNDEETMDILSARDIMMVSDPSDSDSTILASEPPQRRLKAATAAASVPPASNAYTPAQENTEHRIVIQVKGPDKDATAARNTSPRQNRRRGNLSNPELVPTSTAQNTVQRPTGNTTPEFVGYQELKESEDENEALNIGNYEDKHGGASPPQSADEESDIESLHSFHYSPKAVDLPSAVRLAKRLYSLDGFKKSDVSRHLSKNNDFSRAVAEEYLRYFSFERDTLDVALRKFLAQFSLTGETQERERVLVHFSKRFLDCNPGAFNSQDAVHTLTCAIMLLNTDLHGQNIGRKMSCNEFIENLSELNDGDNFPREVLKQLYNAIKSFPLEWALDEEGDETANQAIQQGDGPAISGTGNPFLDVPNVTGATEFKKGYVMRKCCFDSNGKKTPFGKRGWKMYYCTLRELVLYLHKDEHGFRNDSLHNAIRIHHALATKASDYTKKEHVFRLQTADQAEYLFQTSDSKELQSWIDTINFVCASFSCQPLAGAVGSQRKFQRPLLPCSHTKLSPREQLRDHEERVSKLEAELEEHRRHPPERGAKALTVQNYKEKDAYLHHELKRYKTYAYLLRSRLAFTEVEPSLVESSIGEVDEGSGALLNSEVALIPPPVPDRPAINRYSYRAAIYNRNLLNGQDYGGDIG, via the exons TGCTGAAATGTCTGCGGCTCTCGTCGGATCCCGTCACCCTGAAACTGCGAAGGG ATCCTGCAATAAAAGCTCACGTGCGTCGGCTGTTGTCACCGGGACAGCCGGCATGCGACGAGACGGATTCGAGCAAAATCTCTCACGAGGCAATGACCTTCCCGAATAACCCCAGGCCGGTGTCATCGGGTAACGGCGAAGATATGGAACCAAGAAAGCCAGGAACACCGGAACTTCCGGGTGGCTCGCCACAGGAACCGACTGCCGCGAAGCAGTATGCGACGAGAAGCAACGGATCCTACAGTGACGCTTCCGGATCCTCTGAACTAGAGGCGCTACTTCCGCCAGTGGATAGTTTCAAGGAGGAAGAACGTGCCCAATGGGAGCCTCTCTCCGGCGACAAGTTCTCCAGGCAGAAGAATACGCCTAG GTTCGAAGCGTACATGATGACCGGCGATCTAATGCTGAACCTGTCGCGCACGCAGCAGAGCAGCGGCCTGCTCCCGAAGCACCAGAAGAAGGTCGACTCGCTGAGGTACAACAATCATCATACCCACCATCACCATAATCACCACAATCACCACCATCATAACTCGGTACCGACCAGTCCTAACGAGATGCTGGGCCATCACCGTGCTTACAAGTGTACCGGTTCGAATTCGGCCAGCACCTCACCGGTCGGGATCAGCAAACGTGAGAGCGGCCAGTGTCCAGGCCAGAGCGATACTAGCAAACAAAATGCCGCGAGTTTCGGTTATTCGAGCGGCTTCGTTCGCACCTCGCGCTCCGAGGACCACTTGCAATTCCAAAAGGATCCGTCTATGAGCGCGGTGGACATTGACATTGACGACGACGTCACGTCCAGCTTGAACACCCTGTTGGACACTCGACCTGACAGCGGCCAGGGTCTGTCCAGCGATCGAATCGTCTGGACGTACAACGCGCCAGTTAGCTCGCCGTCCGCCTCGGAGCGCACCTCCTGCTGTCAGAACGGCAGCTCCTCGCAATCTTCGTCGAGTAGCTCCTCGACGGAGGGAACTAGTCCCCAAAGATCCTTATCGCCAACCTCCCCTACCTCGGTCTCGTCCTCCGTCATGTCCTCCAATTCTGGATCCCGTAGGTTCCCACCGCCGGTACCCACGGGCACCAGCGCCTCAGCCCTGGGCCCCTCCGGCGACGGGACCACCTCCTCGGCCTCCGGCCTTCATCCCACCAACGGTGATCTCAGCCAGTCCGAGGCTATCAGCAACATGTCCAGTCCCGACTACAACGACGAGGAAACTATGGACATACTCAGTGCACGCGATATCATGATGGTCAGTGATCCGAGTGACAGTGACTCGACGATACTCGCCAGCGAGCCACCGCAGAGGAGGTTGAAGGCGGCAACGGCGGCTGCTTCTGTACCACCGGCGTCGAACGCGTATACACCGGCGCAGGAGAATACCGAGCATAGGATAGTGATACAGGTGAAGGGGCCAGACAAGGACGCCACCGCGGCGAGGAACACCAGTCCCAGGCAGAATAGGCGACGGGGCAATCTCAGCAATCCGGAACTCGTGCCCACATCCACCGCGCAGAACACCGTGCAACGGCCGACTGGCAATACCACGCCTGAGTTCGTCGGGTATCAG GAGCTGAAGGAGAGCGAGGACGAGAACGAAGCTCTGAACATCGGTAACTACGAGGACAAGCACGGAGGTGCATCACCGCCGCAGTCTGCGGACGAAGAGAGCGACATCGAAAGTTTGCACAGCTTCCATTACAGTCCGAAAGCGGTGGACCTACCATCGGCAGTTCGATTGGCCAAGAGGCTATACTCCTTGGACGGCTTCAAAAAGTCTGACGTCTCTAGACACCTTAGCAAAAA CAACGACTTTAGTAGAGCGGTAGCCGAAGAATACTTGAGATACTTCAGCTTCGAACGGGACACGCTGGACGTGGCTCTCAGAAAGTTCCTTGCCCAGTTCTCTTTGACTGGGGAGACCcaggaaagagagagggttCTTGTACATTTCTCCAAGAGATTTCTCGATTGTAATCCGGGTGCATTTAATTCTCAGG aCGCTGTTCATACCTTAACCTGCGCCATAATGCTGCTCAATACCGACCTACACGGTCAGAATATCGGTAGAAAGATGTCATGTAACGAATTTATCGAGAACCTCTCGGAACTGAACGACGGCGATAACTTCCCCAGAGAGGTGCTGAAACAGCTTTACAATGCCATCAAATCGTTCCCCTTGGAATGGGCCTT AGATGAGGAAGGGGATGAAACTGCGAATCAAGCGATTCAACAAGGTGACGGTCCAGCGATATCTGGTACCGGAAATCCGTTTCTCGACGTGCCAAATGTTACGGGTGCTACGGAGTTTAAGAAGGGATACGTTATGCGGAAATGTTGCTTCGATTCCAACGGAAAGAAAA CACCGTTCGGCAAACGCGGCTGGAAGATGTATTATTGTACATTGAGGGaacttgtattatatttgcacAAAGACGAGCATGGCTTCCGTAACGATAGTTTGCACAACGCGATACGCATTCATCACGCGTTAGCCACCAAAGCGTCCGATTACACGAAGAAGGAACACGTCTTCAGGTTACAGACTGCTGATCAAGCAGAGTATCTCTTCCAAACGAG TGATTCCAAAGAACTGCAGTCGTGGATAGACACGATCAACTTCGTGTGCGCCAGTTTTTCTTGCCAGCCACTAGCAGGAGCGGTGGGTTCTCAGCGAAAATTTCAACGGCCCCTACTTCCCTGCAGCCACACGAAATTATCTCCT AGAGAACAGTTACGGGACCATGAGGAGAGGGTGAGCAAATTGGAGGCTGAACTGGAGGAGCACAGACGACATCCGCCTGAGAGAGGAGCTAAGGCTCTCACTGTACAGAATTATAAGGAAAAAGATGCCTACTTACATCACGAG CTGAAGAGGTATAAAACATACGCGTACCTGTTACGATCCAGGTTGGCGTTCACGGAGGTGGAACCGTCTCTGGTGGAGAGCAGTATCGGCGAGGTGGATGAGGGAAGCGGGGCCTTGCTGAACTCCGAAGTGGCACTGATACCGCCGCCTGTTCCCGATCGGCCAGCCATAAATAGGTACAGTTACAGGGCTGCCATTTACAACCGTAATCTGCTAAACGGTCAGGACTACGGCGGGGACATTGGTTGA
- the LOC122575637 gene encoding PH and SEC7 domain-containing protein isoform X12 yields MPCFTYCLWCCCRPLDRYLSRRGDRFDYVEYIPLYQVEAGDVILRVNEVDVNRFSTKEDPAIKAHVRRLLSPGQPACDETDSSKISHEAMTFPNNPRPVSSGNGEDMEPRKPGTPELPGGSPQEPTAAKQYATRSNGSYSDASGSSELEALLPPVDSFKEEERAQWEPLSGDKFSRQKNTPRFEAYMMTGDLMLNLSRTQQSSGLLPKHQKKVDSLRYNNHHTHHHHNHHNHHHHNSVPTSPNEMLGHHRAYKCTGSNSASTSPVGISKRESGQCPGQSDTSKQNAASFGYSSGFVRTSRSEDHLQFQKDPSMSAVDIDIDDDVTSSLNTLLDTRPDSGQGLSSDRIVWTYNAPVSSPSASERTSCCQNGSSSQSSSSSSSTEGTSPQRSLSPTSPTSVSSSVMSSNSGSRRFPPPVPTGTSASALGPSGDGTTSSASGLHPTNGDLSQSEAISNMSSPDYNDEETMDILSARDIMMVSDPSDSDSTILASEPPQRRLKAATAAASVPPASNAYTPAQENTEHRIVIQVKGPDKDATAARNTSPRQNRRRGNLSNPELVPTSTAQNTVQRPTGNTTPEFVGYQELKESEDENEALNIGNYEDKHGGASPPQSADEESDIESLHSFHYSPKAVDLPSAVRLAKRLYSLDGFKKSDVSRHLSKNNDFSRAVAEEYLRYFSFERDTLDVALRKFLAQFSLTGETQERERVLVHFSKRFLDCNPGAFNSQDAVHTLTCAIMLLNTDLHGQNIGRKMSCNEFIENLSELNDGDNFPREVLKQLYNAIKSFPLEWAFGTYWLFRDEEGDETANQAIQQGDGPAISGTGNPFLDVPNVTGATEFKKGYVMRKCCFDSNGKKTPFGKRGWKMYYCTLRELVLYLHKDEHGFRNDSLHNAIRIHHALATKASDYTKKEHVFRLQTADQAEYLFQTSDSKELQSWIDTINFVCASFSCQPLAGAVGSQRKFQRPLLPCSHTKLSPREQLRDHEERVSKLEAELEEHRRHPPERGAKALTVQNYKEKDAYLHHELKRYKTYAYLLRSRLAFTEVEPSLVESSIGEVDEGSGALLNSEVALIPPPVPDRPAINRYSYRAAIYNRNLLNGQDYGGDIG; encoded by the exons ATCCTGCAATAAAAGCTCACGTGCGTCGGCTGTTGTCACCGGGACAGCCGGCATGCGACGAGACGGATTCGAGCAAAATCTCTCACGAGGCAATGACCTTCCCGAATAACCCCAGGCCGGTGTCATCGGGTAACGGCGAAGATATGGAACCAAGAAAGCCAGGAACACCGGAACTTCCGGGTGGCTCGCCACAGGAACCGACTGCCGCGAAGCAGTATGCGACGAGAAGCAACGGATCCTACAGTGACGCTTCCGGATCCTCTGAACTAGAGGCGCTACTTCCGCCAGTGGATAGTTTCAAGGAGGAAGAACGTGCCCAATGGGAGCCTCTCTCCGGCGACAAGTTCTCCAGGCAGAAGAATACGCCTAG GTTCGAAGCGTACATGATGACCGGCGATCTAATGCTGAACCTGTCGCGCACGCAGCAGAGCAGCGGCCTGCTCCCGAAGCACCAGAAGAAGGTCGACTCGCTGAGGTACAACAATCATCATACCCACCATCACCATAATCACCACAATCACCACCATCATAACTCGGTACCGACCAGTCCTAACGAGATGCTGGGCCATCACCGTGCTTACAAGTGTACCGGTTCGAATTCGGCCAGCACCTCACCGGTCGGGATCAGCAAACGTGAGAGCGGCCAGTGTCCAGGCCAGAGCGATACTAGCAAACAAAATGCCGCGAGTTTCGGTTATTCGAGCGGCTTCGTTCGCACCTCGCGCTCCGAGGACCACTTGCAATTCCAAAAGGATCCGTCTATGAGCGCGGTGGACATTGACATTGACGACGACGTCACGTCCAGCTTGAACACCCTGTTGGACACTCGACCTGACAGCGGCCAGGGTCTGTCCAGCGATCGAATCGTCTGGACGTACAACGCGCCAGTTAGCTCGCCGTCCGCCTCGGAGCGCACCTCCTGCTGTCAGAACGGCAGCTCCTCGCAATCTTCGTCGAGTAGCTCCTCGACGGAGGGAACTAGTCCCCAAAGATCCTTATCGCCAACCTCCCCTACCTCGGTCTCGTCCTCCGTCATGTCCTCCAATTCTGGATCCCGTAGGTTCCCACCGCCGGTACCCACGGGCACCAGCGCCTCAGCCCTGGGCCCCTCCGGCGACGGGACCACCTCCTCGGCCTCCGGCCTTCATCCCACCAACGGTGATCTCAGCCAGTCCGAGGCTATCAGCAACATGTCCAGTCCCGACTACAACGACGAGGAAACTATGGACATACTCAGTGCACGCGATATCATGATGGTCAGTGATCCGAGTGACAGTGACTCGACGATACTCGCCAGCGAGCCACCGCAGAGGAGGTTGAAGGCGGCAACGGCGGCTGCTTCTGTACCACCGGCGTCGAACGCGTATACACCGGCGCAGGAGAATACCGAGCATAGGATAGTGATACAGGTGAAGGGGCCAGACAAGGACGCCACCGCGGCGAGGAACACCAGTCCCAGGCAGAATAGGCGACGGGGCAATCTCAGCAATCCGGAACTCGTGCCCACATCCACCGCGCAGAACACCGTGCAACGGCCGACTGGCAATACCACGCCTGAGTTCGTCGGGTATCAG GAGCTGAAGGAGAGCGAGGACGAGAACGAAGCTCTGAACATCGGTAACTACGAGGACAAGCACGGAGGTGCATCACCGCCGCAGTCTGCGGACGAAGAGAGCGACATCGAAAGTTTGCACAGCTTCCATTACAGTCCGAAAGCGGTGGACCTACCATCGGCAGTTCGATTGGCCAAGAGGCTATACTCCTTGGACGGCTTCAAAAAGTCTGACGTCTCTAGACACCTTAGCAAAAA CAACGACTTTAGTAGAGCGGTAGCCGAAGAATACTTGAGATACTTCAGCTTCGAACGGGACACGCTGGACGTGGCTCTCAGAAAGTTCCTTGCCCAGTTCTCTTTGACTGGGGAGACCcaggaaagagagagggttCTTGTACATTTCTCCAAGAGATTTCTCGATTGTAATCCGGGTGCATTTAATTCTCAGG aCGCTGTTCATACCTTAACCTGCGCCATAATGCTGCTCAATACCGACCTACACGGTCAGAATATCGGTAGAAAGATGTCATGTAACGAATTTATCGAGAACCTCTCGGAACTGAACGACGGCGATAACTTCCCCAGAGAGGTGCTGAAACAGCTTTACAATGCCATCAAATCGTTCCCCTTGGAATGGGCCTT TGGGACTTATTGGCTGTTCAGAGATGAGGAAGGGGATGAAACTGCGAATCAAGCGATTCAACAAGGTGACGGTCCAGCGATATCTGGTACCGGAAATCCGTTTCTCGACGTGCCAAATGTTACGGGTGCTACGGAGTTTAAGAAGGGATACGTTATGCGGAAATGTTGCTTCGATTCCAACGGAAAGAAAA CACCGTTCGGCAAACGCGGCTGGAAGATGTATTATTGTACATTGAGGGaacttgtattatatttgcacAAAGACGAGCATGGCTTCCGTAACGATAGTTTGCACAACGCGATACGCATTCATCACGCGTTAGCCACCAAAGCGTCCGATTACACGAAGAAGGAACACGTCTTCAGGTTACAGACTGCTGATCAAGCAGAGTATCTCTTCCAAACGAG TGATTCCAAAGAACTGCAGTCGTGGATAGACACGATCAACTTCGTGTGCGCCAGTTTTTCTTGCCAGCCACTAGCAGGAGCGGTGGGTTCTCAGCGAAAATTTCAACGGCCCCTACTTCCCTGCAGCCACACGAAATTATCTCCT AGAGAACAGTTACGGGACCATGAGGAGAGGGTGAGCAAATTGGAGGCTGAACTGGAGGAGCACAGACGACATCCGCCTGAGAGAGGAGCTAAGGCTCTCACTGTACAGAATTATAAGGAAAAAGATGCCTACTTACATCACGAG CTGAAGAGGTATAAAACATACGCGTACCTGTTACGATCCAGGTTGGCGTTCACGGAGGTGGAACCGTCTCTGGTGGAGAGCAGTATCGGCGAGGTGGATGAGGGAAGCGGGGCCTTGCTGAACTCCGAAGTGGCACTGATACCGCCGCCTGTTCCCGATCGGCCAGCCATAAATAGGTACAGTTACAGGGCTGCCATTTACAACCGTAATCTGCTAAACGGTCAGGACTACGGCGGGGACATTGGTTGA
- the LOC122575637 gene encoding PH and SEC7 domain-containing protein isoform X13 — protein MLTLMEGKRTYHSTQYRLLKTCDKLSLVEAGDVILRVNEVDVNRFSTKEDPAIKAHVRRLLSPGQPACDETDSSKISHEAMTFPNNPRPVSSGNGEDMEPRKPGTPELPGGSPQEPTAAKQYATRSNGSYSDASGSSELEALLPPVDSFKEEERAQWEPLSGDKFSRQKNTPRFEAYMMTGDLMLNLSRTQQSSGLLPKHQKKVDSLRYNNHHTHHHHNHHNHHHHNSVPTSPNEMLGHHRAYKCTGSNSASTSPVGISKRESGQCPGQSDTSKQNAASFGYSSGFVRTSRSEDHLQFQKDPSMSAVDIDIDDDVTSSLNTLLDTRPDSGQGLSSDRIVWTYNAPVSSPSASERTSCCQNGSSSQSSSSSSSTEGTSPQRSLSPTSPTSVSSSVMSSNSGSRRFPPPVPTGTSASALGPSGDGTTSSASGLHPTNGDLSQSEAISNMSSPDYNDEETMDILSARDIMMVSDPSDSDSTILASEPPQRRLKAATAAASVPPASNAYTPAQENTEHRIVIQVKGPDKDATAARNTSPRQNRRRGNLSNPELVPTSTAQNTVQRPTGNTTPEFVGYQELKESEDENEALNIGNYEDKHGGASPPQSADEESDIESLHSFHYSPKAVDLPSAVRLAKRLYSLDGFKKSDVSRHLSKNNDFSRAVAEEYLRYFSFERDTLDVALRKFLAQFSLTGETQERERVLVHFSKRFLDCNPGAFNSQDAVHTLTCAIMLLNTDLHGQNIGRKMSCNEFIENLSELNDGDNFPREVLKQLYNAIKSFPLEWAFGTYWLFRDEEGDETANQAIQQGDGPAISGTGNPFLDVPNVTGATEFKKGYVMRKCCFDSNGKKTPFGKRGWKMYYCTLRELVLYLHKDEHGFRNDSLHNAIRIHHALATKASDYTKKEHVFRLQTADQAEYLFQTSDSKELQSWIDTINFVCASFSCQPLAGAVGSQRKFQRPLLPCSHTKLSPREQLRDHEERVSKLEAELEEHRRHPPERGAKALTVQNYKEKDAYLHHELKRYKTYAYLLRSRLAFTEVEPSLVESSIGEVDEGSGALLNSEVALIPPPVPDRPAINRYSYRAAIYNRNLLNGQDYGGDIG, from the exons ATCCTGCAATAAAAGCTCACGTGCGTCGGCTGTTGTCACCGGGACAGCCGGCATGCGACGAGACGGATTCGAGCAAAATCTCTCACGAGGCAATGACCTTCCCGAATAACCCCAGGCCGGTGTCATCGGGTAACGGCGAAGATATGGAACCAAGAAAGCCAGGAACACCGGAACTTCCGGGTGGCTCGCCACAGGAACCGACTGCCGCGAAGCAGTATGCGACGAGAAGCAACGGATCCTACAGTGACGCTTCCGGATCCTCTGAACTAGAGGCGCTACTTCCGCCAGTGGATAGTTTCAAGGAGGAAGAACGTGCCCAATGGGAGCCTCTCTCCGGCGACAAGTTCTCCAGGCAGAAGAATACGCCTAG GTTCGAAGCGTACATGATGACCGGCGATCTAATGCTGAACCTGTCGCGCACGCAGCAGAGCAGCGGCCTGCTCCCGAAGCACCAGAAGAAGGTCGACTCGCTGAGGTACAACAATCATCATACCCACCATCACCATAATCACCACAATCACCACCATCATAACTCGGTACCGACCAGTCCTAACGAGATGCTGGGCCATCACCGTGCTTACAAGTGTACCGGTTCGAATTCGGCCAGCACCTCACCGGTCGGGATCAGCAAACGTGAGAGCGGCCAGTGTCCAGGCCAGAGCGATACTAGCAAACAAAATGCCGCGAGTTTCGGTTATTCGAGCGGCTTCGTTCGCACCTCGCGCTCCGAGGACCACTTGCAATTCCAAAAGGATCCGTCTATGAGCGCGGTGGACATTGACATTGACGACGACGTCACGTCCAGCTTGAACACCCTGTTGGACACTCGACCTGACAGCGGCCAGGGTCTGTCCAGCGATCGAATCGTCTGGACGTACAACGCGCCAGTTAGCTCGCCGTCCGCCTCGGAGCGCACCTCCTGCTGTCAGAACGGCAGCTCCTCGCAATCTTCGTCGAGTAGCTCCTCGACGGAGGGAACTAGTCCCCAAAGATCCTTATCGCCAACCTCCCCTACCTCGGTCTCGTCCTCCGTCATGTCCTCCAATTCTGGATCCCGTAGGTTCCCACCGCCGGTACCCACGGGCACCAGCGCCTCAGCCCTGGGCCCCTCCGGCGACGGGACCACCTCCTCGGCCTCCGGCCTTCATCCCACCAACGGTGATCTCAGCCAGTCCGAGGCTATCAGCAACATGTCCAGTCCCGACTACAACGACGAGGAAACTATGGACATACTCAGTGCACGCGATATCATGATGGTCAGTGATCCGAGTGACAGTGACTCGACGATACTCGCCAGCGAGCCACCGCAGAGGAGGTTGAAGGCGGCAACGGCGGCTGCTTCTGTACCACCGGCGTCGAACGCGTATACACCGGCGCAGGAGAATACCGAGCATAGGATAGTGATACAGGTGAAGGGGCCAGACAAGGACGCCACCGCGGCGAGGAACACCAGTCCCAGGCAGAATAGGCGACGGGGCAATCTCAGCAATCCGGAACTCGTGCCCACATCCACCGCGCAGAACACCGTGCAACGGCCGACTGGCAATACCACGCCTGAGTTCGTCGGGTATCAG GAGCTGAAGGAGAGCGAGGACGAGAACGAAGCTCTGAACATCGGTAACTACGAGGACAAGCACGGAGGTGCATCACCGCCGCAGTCTGCGGACGAAGAGAGCGACATCGAAAGTTTGCACAGCTTCCATTACAGTCCGAAAGCGGTGGACCTACCATCGGCAGTTCGATTGGCCAAGAGGCTATACTCCTTGGACGGCTTCAAAAAGTCTGACGTCTCTAGACACCTTAGCAAAAA CAACGACTTTAGTAGAGCGGTAGCCGAAGAATACTTGAGATACTTCAGCTTCGAACGGGACACGCTGGACGTGGCTCTCAGAAAGTTCCTTGCCCAGTTCTCTTTGACTGGGGAGACCcaggaaagagagagggttCTTGTACATTTCTCCAAGAGATTTCTCGATTGTAATCCGGGTGCATTTAATTCTCAGG aCGCTGTTCATACCTTAACCTGCGCCATAATGCTGCTCAATACCGACCTACACGGTCAGAATATCGGTAGAAAGATGTCATGTAACGAATTTATCGAGAACCTCTCGGAACTGAACGACGGCGATAACTTCCCCAGAGAGGTGCTGAAACAGCTTTACAATGCCATCAAATCGTTCCCCTTGGAATGGGCCTT TGGGACTTATTGGCTGTTCAGAGATGAGGAAGGGGATGAAACTGCGAATCAAGCGATTCAACAAGGTGACGGTCCAGCGATATCTGGTACCGGAAATCCGTTTCTCGACGTGCCAAATGTTACGGGTGCTACGGAGTTTAAGAAGGGATACGTTATGCGGAAATGTTGCTTCGATTCCAACGGAAAGAAAA CACCGTTCGGCAAACGCGGCTGGAAGATGTATTATTGTACATTGAGGGaacttgtattatatttgcacAAAGACGAGCATGGCTTCCGTAACGATAGTTTGCACAACGCGATACGCATTCATCACGCGTTAGCCACCAAAGCGTCCGATTACACGAAGAAGGAACACGTCTTCAGGTTACAGACTGCTGATCAAGCAGAGTATCTCTTCCAAACGAG TGATTCCAAAGAACTGCAGTCGTGGATAGACACGATCAACTTCGTGTGCGCCAGTTTTTCTTGCCAGCCACTAGCAGGAGCGGTGGGTTCTCAGCGAAAATTTCAACGGCCCCTACTTCCCTGCAGCCACACGAAATTATCTCCT AGAGAACAGTTACGGGACCATGAGGAGAGGGTGAGCAAATTGGAGGCTGAACTGGAGGAGCACAGACGACATCCGCCTGAGAGAGGAGCTAAGGCTCTCACTGTACAGAATTATAAGGAAAAAGATGCCTACTTACATCACGAG CTGAAGAGGTATAAAACATACGCGTACCTGTTACGATCCAGGTTGGCGTTCACGGAGGTGGAACCGTCTCTGGTGGAGAGCAGTATCGGCGAGGTGGATGAGGGAAGCGGGGCCTTGCTGAACTCCGAAGTGGCACTGATACCGCCGCCTGTTCCCGATCGGCCAGCCATAAATAGGTACAGTTACAGGGCTGCCATTTACAACCGTAATCTGCTAAACGGTCAGGACTACGGCGGGGACATTGGTTGA